One Natrinema halophilum genomic window carries:
- a CDS encoding YhbY family RNA-binding protein, with translation MDKQELKQDAHDLDVTVWVGKSGIDSVVDELDDQLSSRDLVKVKFLRAARAGSSTDEKAADLADRVNAELIETRGHTAVIYR, from the coding sequence ATGGATAAACAGGAGCTCAAGCAAGACGCACATGATCTCGACGTTACCGTCTGGGTCGGTAAAAGCGGCATCGACTCGGTCGTCGACGAACTCGACGATCAACTCTCGAGTCGAGACCTCGTGAAAGTAAAGTTTCTCCGCGCAGCCCGCGCGGGCAGTTCGACCGACGAAAAGGCGGCCGACCTCGCCGACCGCGTCAACGCTGAACTGATTGAAACCCGGGGGCATACAGCGGTGATCTATCGATGA
- a CDS encoding LolA family protein, with protein MTNRRYTVVLGALAIMVLLSGCSMVSVPSSGTDDGGPDSDPDPEVVFEGAYVHADELEDVQGVRTNNVTNGSESVIERVRVKQRPYVDERTKVLESPDPGRIGNVYVSNATENWFYYPNSSVAEYFAPEEPFTNEEVRSSRASMAEKQLENYSIEYRGTERVADRETHVLDVKAKNETVEKGISTIVGDTEYVFALETSNPAEDLRTVEQTLWIDTEYDYPLKEKVVFEQPNGERIVMTERFESVRFNTGLDDETFAFDPPENATVRDIS; from the coding sequence ATGACGAACAGACGATACACGGTCGTTCTTGGAGCGCTTGCGATAATGGTTCTTCTGAGCGGTTGCTCGATGGTCAGTGTCCCCTCGAGCGGTACCGATGATGGCGGTCCTGATTCCGATCCCGACCCCGAGGTGGTGTTCGAAGGGGCCTACGTTCACGCGGATGAACTGGAGGACGTCCAGGGTGTTCGGACGAACAACGTGACCAACGGGTCCGAATCAGTTATCGAACGGGTTCGCGTCAAACAACGACCGTACGTCGACGAACGAACGAAAGTACTCGAGTCGCCGGATCCGGGTAGAATAGGGAACGTCTACGTTTCGAACGCGACGGAAAACTGGTTTTATTATCCGAACTCGTCGGTAGCAGAGTACTTCGCACCCGAAGAGCCGTTCACTAACGAGGAGGTGCGGTCGAGTCGGGCGTCGATGGCCGAGAAACAACTCGAGAATTACAGTATCGAATACCGAGGCACCGAACGAGTCGCTGACCGAGAAACCCACGTTCTGGACGTCAAAGCGAAGAACGAAACCGTCGAAAAAGGCATTTCGACTATCGTCGGCGATACAGAATACGTCTTCGCACTCGAGACGAGTAATCCGGCAGAGGATCTTCGGACCGTCGAACAAACGCTGTGGATCGATACGGAGTACGACTATCCCTTGAAAGAGAAAGTCGTGTTCGAGCAACCGAACGGAGAACGGATCGTCATGACCGAACGGTTCGAGTCGGTCAGGTTCAATACCGGCCTCGACGACGAGACGTTCGCGTTCGACCCGCCGGAAAACGCCACCGTCCGGGATATCTCGTAG
- a CDS encoding mechanosensitive ion channel family protein has protein sequence MSIGVLLTPLQTLGPIGSQLEELDFINEPFAAGAESAIKFVIAFAVIWFVGRTVVVPLTKRAFENRGLDEHVQNPLLMVTKFGIGFVAVAIAFGFADYGNFLVSMAGIAAAGALAVGLAMQDVISNFVAGVFIYTDKPFRIGDWIEWDDGAYSGVVEDISLRVTRVRTFDNELLTVPNSILTDGVLKNPVDADELRLKFVFGIGYDDDIDQATEIIVDEAERHPDIMDDPAPSVRLTELGSSDVGLQSRFWIANPARADFVRIRGEYVTAVKRRFDEEGIDIPYPVRTLEGGLSLERDQSIVQPAE, from the coding sequence ATGAGTATCGGGGTACTACTGACCCCGTTGCAAACGCTTGGCCCCATCGGCAGCCAACTCGAAGAGTTGGACTTCATCAACGAACCCTTCGCCGCCGGTGCGGAAAGTGCGATCAAGTTCGTCATCGCGTTCGCCGTTATCTGGTTCGTCGGCCGGACGGTCGTCGTGCCGCTTACCAAACGGGCGTTCGAGAACCGAGGCCTCGACGAACACGTACAGAATCCGTTGTTGATGGTAACGAAGTTCGGTATCGGTTTCGTCGCCGTCGCGATCGCTTTCGGGTTCGCAGATTACGGGAATTTCCTCGTTTCGATGGCAGGCATCGCGGCGGCCGGGGCACTCGCCGTCGGGCTGGCGATGCAGGACGTGATCTCAAATTTCGTGGCCGGCGTATTCATCTACACCGACAAGCCGTTTCGAATCGGTGATTGGATCGAGTGGGACGACGGCGCCTATTCCGGCGTCGTCGAGGATATCAGCCTTCGCGTCACTCGCGTGCGAACGTTCGATAACGAATTACTCACCGTACCGAATTCAATACTTACTGACGGCGTTCTCAAGAACCCCGTCGACGCAGACGAACTTCGGCTGAAGTTCGTCTTCGGGATCGGCTACGACGACGACATCGATCAGGCGACCGAGATCATCGTCGACGAAGCCGAGCGCCATCCCGACATTATGGACGACCCTGCGCCCTCCGTCCGACTTACTGAACTCGGTTCGTCCGACGTCGGCCTTCAATCGCGGTTCTGGATCGCTAATCCCGCTCGAGCCGACTTCGTCCGCATCCGCGGCGAGTACGTCACTGCGGTCAAACGACGCTTCGACGAGGAAGGAATCGACATCCCCTACCCCGTCCGCACGCTCGAGGGAGGATTGTCGCTCGAGCGGGATCAGAGCATCGTCCAACCGGCCGAATAG